Proteins found in one Helicobacter kayseriensis genomic segment:
- a CDS encoding L,D-transpeptidase Cds6 family protein codes for MKKLALIASSLVVLNLQAEDISHQALIDIIDSYRKTELKEVESKIQTLLLNKDYWLSVLRDQDITYGYYENKEYIFVSNKSIPNLSLFRFSKGELEEIGVSSALVGSGKGNKKVSGDLTTPIGVYDLQNKLTKLDQYYGAMAFVTSYPNAYDKSLRKTGYGIWIHGMPLNGNRDELNTKGCIAIENEDIKIYDKRIKFDNTILITYEGSYIPPTKDEVANLLAQLYLWKDTWEKGDFDNYIAFYDSSFKKSNGTNYANYKKYKSRIFAKNENKQIKISSIDITPYPNDEGKRLFRITFNQEYLALDKKQKVSYRSSGKKELYVILLEDGSMSILLEE; via the coding sequence ATTAGCACTTATTGCCTCCTCTCTTGTTGTGTTAAATCTTCAAGCAGAGGATATTTCTCATCAAGCTTTGATTGATATTATTGATAGCTATCGCAAAACCGAACTCAAAGAAGTAGAAAGTAAGATTCAAACTCTGCTTTTAAACAAGGATTATTGGCTGAGTGTTTTGCGTGATCAGGATATAACTTATGGATACTATGAAAATAAGGAATATATCTTTGTTTCTAATAAGAGTATCCCCAACCTTTCGCTTTTTCGTTTTTCTAAAGGGGAGCTTGAAGAAATAGGAGTTAGCAGTGCGCTTGTTGGTTCGGGCAAAGGAAACAAAAAAGTCAGTGGAGATTTGACGACTCCTATTGGAGTTTATGATCTACAAAATAAGCTTACAAAACTTGATCAATACTATGGAGCAATGGCTTTTGTAACTTCTTATCCAAATGCTTATGATAAATCATTGAGAAAAACGGGGTATGGAATCTGGATACATGGAATGCCATTAAATGGTAATCGTGATGAGCTCAATACAAAAGGTTGTATTGCAATTGAAAATGAAGATATTAAAATTTATGACAAAAGGATTAAGTTTGACAATACGATCCTTATCACCTATGAGGGAAGCTATATCCCACCAACAAAAGATGAAGTTGCAAATCTTTTGGCACAACTTTACTTATGGAAAGATACTTGGGAAAAAGGGGATTTTGATAATTATATTGCTTTTTATGATTCTAGCTTTAAAAAATCAAATGGCACAAATTATGCAAATTATAAAAAATACAAAAGTCGTATTTTTGCCAAGAATGAAAATAAACAAATCAAAATCTCTTCAATTGACATTACCCCCTACCCTAATGATGAGGGAAAAAGGCTTTTTAGAATCACTTTTAATCAGGAGTATTTGGCTTTAGATAAAAAACAAAAGGTTTCTTATCGCTCTAGTGGCAAAAAAGAGCTTTATGTCATCTTGCTTGAGGATGGTAGTATGTCAATATTGCTTGAAGAATAA
- a CDS encoding superoxide dismutase — translation MFQLRNLPFAQEEIADFLSAKTFEYHYGKHHQTYVNNLNNLIAGSEFENANLLEIILKSNGGIFNNAAQVFNHDFFWDCISPKATPMSSELKNAIEKDFNSIEAFKEEFINKATTLFGAGWCWLALNGEKLEILQTSNAQVPMTEGKIPLLVVDVWEHAYYIDYKNARPNYLTKFWDFANWEFVSKIYLEAKTKGMDAIKNYTLSLHS, via the coding sequence ATGTTTCAATTGAGAAATTTACCTTTCGCACAAGAAGAAATTGCAGATTTTTTGAGTGCAAAAACTTTCGAATATCATTATGGAAAACATCATCAAACTTATGTCAATAATCTCAACAATCTTATTGCTGGAAGTGAATTTGAAAATGCAAATTTACTCGAAATTATTCTCAAATCAAATGGGGGAATTTTCAATAATGCAGCACAAGTTTTTAACCATGATTTCTTTTGGGATTGCATTTCGCCAAAAGCAACTCCAATGAGCTCTGAACTCAAAAATGCAATTGAAAAAGACTTTAATAGCATTGAAGCATTTAAAGAGGAATTTATCAATAAAGCGACAACTCTTTTTGGAGCTGGGTGGTGCTGGCTTGCTTTAAATGGAGAAAAATTAGAAATTCTACAAACAAGCAATGCGCAAGTTCCAATGACTGAAGGCAAGATTCCATTGCTTGTAGTGGATGTTTGGGAACATGCATACTATATTGATTATAAAAATGCAAGACCAAATTACTTGACAAAATTTTGGGATTTTGCAAATTGGGAATTTGTATCCAAAATATATCTTGAAGCTAAAACAAAAGGCATGGATGCAATCAAAAACTATACCCTTTCTTTACACTCTTAG
- the truD gene encoding tRNA pseudouridine(13) synthase TruD, translated as MRIYPYSLTPINFHFVQSARDFIVKEIPLYEWSNHGEHLVLQIRKKGLSTPEMIQILCDVLGCRHKEIGYAGLKDKNALTTQFISIPYSLYSKLKESQNILSQKNLKILSIHRHNNKIKIGHLKGNSFFIRLKKVLPQDLEKIYSILEKISTEGMPNYFGYQRFGKFGDNYLKGKKIAHGEKKLRDRSLSDFLISSYQSYLFNQWLSHRIKLCSILKNFSKQEAFRGIKKSLKIELTLDEIENLQGQKTFFKILDGDALHHYPFGKLFFLDKITQEESQRFYLHNIVPCGILDGQKITYPSKLALKFQEDFLDSKIQEAGSYRFAWVFPQRLQYRYIQEKAHLELSFELPKGSYATILLETLANQELSGESDV; from the coding sequence ATGCGAATCTATCCCTATTCTTTGACTCCAATTAATTTTCATTTTGTTCAGTCAGCTAGAGATTTTATTGTAAAAGAGATTCCTCTCTATGAGTGGAGTAATCATGGAGAGCATCTTGTTTTACAGATTCGGAAAAAGGGATTAAGCACTCCGGAAATGATTCAGATTTTGTGCGATGTTCTTGGATGTAGACATAAAGAGATTGGTTATGCTGGTTTGAAAGACAAAAATGCTCTAACGACACAATTTATTTCTATTCCCTACTCTCTCTATTCAAAATTAAAAGAATCTCAAAATATTTTAAGCCAAAAGAATCTTAAAATCCTTTCTATTCATCGACATAACAATAAAATCAAAATCGGCCATCTTAAGGGAAATTCTTTTTTTATCCGTTTAAAAAAAGTTCTTCCACAGGATCTAGAGAAAATATATAGCATATTGGAAAAAATTTCCACAGAAGGGATGCCCAATTACTTTGGCTATCAGCGTTTTGGAAAATTTGGAGACAACTATCTTAAGGGGAAAAAGATTGCACATGGAGAGAAAAAGTTGCGTGATCGAAGCTTGTCTGATTTTCTCATCTCTAGCTACCAGAGCTATCTTTTTAATCAATGGCTAAGTCACAGAATCAAGCTTTGCTCAATTTTGAAAAATTTTTCAAAGCAAGAAGCATTTAGGGGGATTAAAAAAAGCTTAAAAATTGAACTAACTCTTGATGAAATAGAGAATCTTCAGGGGCAAAAAACTTTTTTTAAAATCTTAGATGGCGATGCACTGCATCATTATCCTTTTGGAAAACTATTTTTTTTAGACAAGATCACGCAAGAAGAGAGTCAGAGGTTTTATCTGCATAATATTGTTCCTTGCGGGATTTTAGATGGACAAAAGATTACATATCCTTCTAAACTTGCACTTAAATTTCAAGAAGATTTTTTAGATTCCAAAATTCAAGAAGCGGGAAGTTATCGTTTTGCTTGGGTTTTCCCACAAAGATTGCAGTATCGCTACATTCAAGAAAAAGCACATTTGGAACTTTCTTTTGAGCTCCCCAAGGGATCCTATGCAACAATTTTGCTTGAAACTTTAGCAAATCAAGAATTAAGTGGAGAAAGTGATGTTTGA
- the folE gene encoding GTP cyclohydrolase I FolE has translation MFEDFFYFLCQEIGENPQREGLKNTPQRLRDSYFELLSGYHQDPKSIFLSTFCEIPYNEMIIVRDIDFFSLCEHHLLPFFGHISIGYIPREKIAGIGDFAKLVEVFARRLQTQENLTYQIIESIMEELNPKGAMLVCKATHLCISMRGREKKNSTLLTSAVRGVFKEDSKTRAEFLEHLKKD, from the coding sequence ATGTTTGAAGATTTTTTTTATTTTTTATGTCAAGAAATTGGAGAAAATCCCCAAAGAGAGGGACTTAAAAATACTCCACAAAGACTTAGAGATTCTTATTTTGAACTTTTGAGTGGATACCATCAAGATCCTAAAAGTATTTTTCTTTCTACTTTTTGCGAGATTCCCTACAATGAAATGATTATTGTTCGAGATATTGATTTTTTTTCACTTTGTGAGCATCACTTGCTTCCTTTTTTTGGTCACATTAGCATTGGCTATATCCCAAGAGAAAAGATTGCAGGGATTGGCGATTTTGCAAAGCTTGTTGAAGTTTTTGCAAGACGCCTGCAAACACAAGAAAATCTTACATACCAAATTATTGAATCAATTATGGAGGAACTCAATCCAAAGGGTGCAATGCTTGTGTGTAAGGCAACGCATTTATGTATCAGTATGCGAGGTAGAGAGAAAAAGAACTCTACGCTTCTTACAAGTGCAGTTCGTGGAGTTTTTAAAGAAGATTCTAAAACTAGAGCAGAATTTTTGGAACATTTAAAAAAGGATTAA
- the efp gene encoding elongation factor P, with translation MAIGMSELKKGLKIEIDGIPYRITEYQHVKPGKGAAFVRAKIKSFLDGKVIEKTFHAGDKCDEPNLQEKSMQFLYHDGESYQFMDTETYEQIALSDNQVGDVAKWMIDGMSVQILFHNNKAISVDVPQIVELQITETAPNFKGDTSSGGKKPATLESGAVVQIPFHVLEGEVIRVNTETGEYVEKVK, from the coding sequence ATGGCAATTGGTATGAGTGAATTAAAAAAAGGATTAAAAATTGAAATTGATGGGATTCCCTATCGCATCACCGAATATCAACATGTTAAACCAGGAAAAGGTGCAGCGTTTGTGCGAGCAAAGATTAAATCTTTTCTTGATGGAAAGGTTATTGAGAAGACCTTTCACGCTGGAGATAAGTGCGATGAGCCCAATTTGCAAGAAAAAAGCATGCAGTTTCTTTATCACGATGGAGAAAGCTATCAGTTTATGGATACAGAAACTTATGAGCAAATTGCACTCAGCGACAATCAGGTTGGAGATGTTGCAAAATGGATGATTGATGGAATGAGTGTGCAAATTTTATTTCATAACAACAAAGCCATCTCTGTTGATGTTCCACAGATTGTAGAATTGCAAATTACTGAAACTGCCCCAAATTTTAAGGGCGACACTTCAAGTGGAGGTAAAAAACCAGCTACTCTTGAAAGTGGGGCTGTAGTTCAGATTCCTTTTCATGTCCTTGAGGGTGAAGTCATTCGTGTCAATACTGAAACAGGTGAATATGTTGAGAAGGTGAAATAG
- a CDS encoding class II fructose-bisphosphate aldolase produces MLISASEILVKAHKESYGVGAFNFVNFEILKSIFESAHEASSPLIVQASEGAIKYMGIDMVVGMTKLFAQKYPHIPVALHLDHGTSFESCKNAIEAGFTSVMIDASHHSFEENLEITKRVVDFAHSHGVSVEAELGRLMGIEDNISVDEKDACLVNPLEAEVFVKESKVDFLAPAIGTSHGAFKFKGEPKLDFERLLEVKRLTNIPLVLHGASAIPQSVRESFLQSGGDLKGSKGVPFEFLKEAVRGGINKINTDTDLRIAFMAEVRKVANENNSEFDLRKFFTPAMSAVKSVIIDRMKLLGSANKI; encoded by the coding sequence ATGTTGATTTCTGCTAGCGAAATTCTAGTAAAAGCTCACAAAGAGAGTTATGGGGTAGGTGCTTTTAATTTTGTTAATTTTGAAATACTTAAAAGTATTTTTGAATCTGCACATGAAGCATCTTCACCTCTAATAGTCCAAGCAAGCGAAGGGGCTATTAAATATATGGGGATTGATATGGTGGTGGGGATGACCAAACTTTTTGCACAGAAGTATCCGCATATTCCAGTAGCCCTACATCTTGATCATGGAACAAGCTTTGAAAGCTGCAAAAATGCAATTGAAGCAGGTTTTACTTCTGTTATGATTGATGCATCTCATCACTCATTTGAGGAAAATCTAGAAATCACCAAAAGAGTTGTTGATTTTGCACATTCGCATGGTGTAAGCGTTGAAGCAGAGCTAGGAAGATTGATGGGGATTGAAGACAATATCTCTGTAGATGAAAAAGATGCCTGTCTTGTCAATCCCTTGGAAGCTGAAGTTTTTGTCAAAGAAAGCAAAGTGGATTTTTTAGCGCCAGCAATTGGCACTAGTCATGGGGCTTTTAAATTTAAGGGTGAACCTAAACTTGACTTTGAGCGTTTACTTGAAGTTAAGAGATTGACAAATATTCCTCTAGTTCTTCATGGAGCAAGTGCAATTCCTCAATCTGTAAGAGAATCGTTTCTGCAAAGTGGAGGAGATCTTAAGGGAAGCAAAGGTGTTCCATTTGAATTTCTAAAAGAGGCTGTTAGAGGGGGGATCAATAAAATCAATACAGATACAGATTTGCGTATTGCATTTATGGCTGAAGTAAGAAAAGTTGCCAATGAAAATAATTCGGAATTTGATTTAAGAAAATTTTTCACTCCAGCAATGTCTGCTGTCAAATCTGTAATTATAGATCGCATGAAACTTCTTGGAAGTGCAAATAAAATTTAA
- a CDS encoding peptidylprolyl isomerase: protein MRKFLVSSVVAGMLCVTLANAEVYATVDGQKVTEKDMEFFKQVIPGFDFDKLSKQDKEMAINQLIERKLALLAAKKDKIDNTKEYKEALNMIRNNLAIDLWVKQQQQKFASEVKIGKEDAKKFYDSNKNLFIEQQAQARMIVVKTEKEAQDIINDLKKKKGDALLKAFIEMANKKSIDPGVQKSQNGGDLGTVNRNQMLPQFTEAVFGLKPGSITTEPIQTEAGYHIIYLQDKTEPKTISFDQAQTVIENNLKNQKVGEMLQQEMAEMRKKAKVKVEPIK, encoded by the coding sequence ATGAGGAAGTTTTTAGTAAGTTCTGTTGTGGCAGGAATGCTTTGTGTCACATTGGCGAATGCAGAGGTGTATGCAACCGTTGATGGACAAAAGGTGACAGAAAAAGATATGGAATTTTTCAAACAAGTTATTCCAGGTTTTGATTTTGATAAGCTTTCCAAACAAGACAAAGAGATGGCGATCAATCAACTTATCGAAAGAAAATTGGCGCTCCTTGCTGCAAAAAAAGACAAAATTGACAACACCAAAGAATACAAAGAAGCGCTTAATATGATTCGCAACAATCTTGCAATTGACTTGTGGGTTAAACAACAACAACAAAAATTCGCTTCTGAAGTAAAGATTGGAAAAGAGGATGCAAAAAAATTCTACGATTCCAATAAGAATCTTTTTATTGAACAACAAGCACAAGCAAGAATGATTGTTGTAAAAACTGAAAAAGAAGCTCAAGATATTATTAATGATCTCAAAAAGAAAAAAGGTGATGCTCTTTTAAAAGCATTTATTGAAATGGCCAATAAGAAGTCAATTGATCCGGGTGTTCAAAAAAGTCAAAATGGTGGAGATTTGGGAACAGTAAATAGAAATCAAATGCTTCCACAATTTACTGAGGCTGTTTTTGGATTAAAACCCGGAAGCATTACAACCGAACCAATTCAAACTGAAGCAGGTTATCACATTATCTATCTTCAAGACAAAACTGAGCCAAAAACAATTAGTTTCGATCAGGCACAAACAGTGATTGAAAACAACTTAAAGAATCAAAAGGTTGGAGAAATGCTTCAACAAGAAATGGCGGAAATGAGAAAAAAAGCCAAAGTTAAAGTTGAGCCTATCAAATAA
- a CDS encoding uroporphyrinogen-III synthase has product MQNEIIVVGYQAYNFIPSLVVGEIEMIEFYLDLTEIDCLIFTSKNAIRSLEKSATKYPSMEIWKTIPSYVIGEMSAKTLQEFGGRVEYISTSSHAQDFCKEIAGFLAKKKCLYLRGEEIASSLDQTLLKHGILLQSQIVYKNRCAEVLDAQPPPNGSYLIFTAPSAYRFFSSLFAWNSTYTAIALGKTTFSAFDQRINKILSPFQNIQKTIAFLKSQ; this is encoded by the coding sequence ATGCAGAATGAAATTATTGTCGTAGGATATCAGGCTTATAATTTCATTCCTAGTCTTGTTGTTGGTGAGATTGAAATGATTGAGTTTTATTTAGATCTCACCGAAATTGATTGTCTGATTTTTACCTCAAAAAATGCAATTAGATCTCTAGAAAAAAGTGCAACAAAATATCCTAGTATGGAAATTTGGAAGACAATTCCAAGTTATGTTATTGGTGAAATGAGTGCAAAAACACTCCAAGAGTTTGGTGGGCGGGTTGAGTATATTTCAACAAGCTCTCATGCTCAAGATTTTTGCAAAGAGATTGCTGGCTTTCTTGCGAAAAAAAAATGCCTTTATCTACGAGGAGAAGAGATTGCATCTAGTCTTGATCAGACACTTCTCAAACATGGAATACTTCTCCAATCTCAGATTGTCTATAAGAATCGATGTGCAGAAGTCCTAGATGCTCAACCTCCCCCAAATGGATCCTATCTGATTTTTACAGCACCTAGTGCCTATAGATTTTTTTCAAGTCTTTTTGCTTGGAACTCAACTTATACAGCCATTGCCTTGGGCAAAACAACATTTTCTGCTTTTGATCAACGCATCAATAAGATTCTTTCCCCATTTCAAAATATTCAAAAAACAATCGCTTTCCTCAAAAGTCAATAG
- a CDS encoding alkylphosphonate utilization protein, translating into MNVKDCNGNILKAGDNVQVIKDLKVKGSSLTLKRGAIVKNIRLTEKEDEIEGKVDKSGIIVLKTCFLKKA; encoded by the coding sequence ATGAATGTCAAAGATTGCAATGGAAATATATTAAAAGCTGGAGACAATGTTCAAGTCATCAAAGATTTAAAGGTTAAGGGTTCTTCATTGACGCTAAAAAGAGGGGCTATTGTCAAAAATATTCGTCTAACAGAAAAAGAGGATGAAATCGAGGGCAAAGTAGATAAATCTGGAATAATTGTTCTTAAGACTTGCTTCTTAAAAAAAGCATAG
- a CDS encoding lipid A deacylase LpxR family protein, with product MNKRLFGFFFSLGILLQAQPYEKHFLSFITQNDAYVDSMIDRYYTAGHSLTYASKEGDYGWLNTFGFISGETSFSLQLSQSIYAPKNKFDLYPPLDDHPYAGFLSFIFGIHHRQENMLEGLGIRIGIAGKMAMGKQAQDAIHTALDVGLLSGWMTQIQNEWIVNLYYEWSYKHFLYQSTYFDIEVSPTIELAFGNANIYGKLTTFLRLGYNLKTTFLPQGVIGENGGLQNGRVYGDGIGFFGFFGLGGSYVARKMAIEGNLFSHDPYPRNAILNHWVGHMIGGISFVSGNLSLSYMAVCTTREFRQQENLHAIGSIWLAYSF from the coding sequence ATGAATAAAAGGCTTTTTGGATTTTTTTTCAGTTTGGGGATATTGCTTCAAGCTCAACCATATGAGAAACATTTTCTATCTTTTATTACACAAAATGATGCTTATGTAGATTCAATGATCGATAGATATTATACAGCTGGACATAGTCTCACCTATGCTTCAAAAGAAGGTGATTATGGATGGCTTAATACTTTTGGCTTTATTTCGGGAGAAACCTCTTTTAGTCTTCAGCTTTCTCAAAGCATCTATGCACCAAAAAATAAATTTGACCTATATCCTCCCTTAGATGATCATCCATATGCAGGTTTTTTAAGCTTTATTTTTGGGATCCATCACAGACAAGAGAACATGCTAGAAGGGCTTGGCATACGTATTGGTATTGCTGGAAAGATGGCGATGGGGAAACAAGCTCAAGATGCAATCCATACTGCTTTGGATGTAGGACTACTTTCGGGCTGGATGACACAAATCCAAAATGAATGGATTGTCAATCTCTATTATGAATGGAGTTATAAACATTTTCTATATCAAAGCACTTATTTTGACATAGAGGTATCACCAACCATAGAGCTTGCATTTGGCAATGCAAATATCTATGGAAAGCTCACAACCTTTTTACGTTTGGGTTACAATCTTAAAACAACCTTCTTGCCTCAAGGAGTGATTGGAGAAAATGGGGGATTGCAAAATGGGCGTGTATATGGTGATGGAATTGGTTTTTTTGGCTTCTTTGGATTAGGTGGATCGTATGTAGCAAGAAAAATGGCCATTGAGGGGAATTTATTTAGCCACGATCCTTATCCAAGAAATGCGATTCTTAATCACTGGGTGGGACATATGATTGGGGGGATCAGTTTTGTTTCAGGAAATTTATCTCTAAGTTATATGGCCGTTTGCACGACAAGAGAATTTAGACAACAAGAGAATCTTCACGCTATTGGAAGCATTTGGCTTGCCTATAGTTTTTGA
- a CDS encoding lipid A deacylase LpxR family protein gives MSHYKNKKQIKLIGYLLTAMSLCDAISAETKEDLQHLQNKKTLIPLYQKHFFSIITQNDSYFNVKIDRYYTAGHGILYSSPEGKYGILDKIGFLKGNTSWSFVINQSIYTPKDRHDPNPPKGSHPYAGYLNIGFLWHHRNENALENLGIRIGITGWPSFAKEVQTFVHNLFGTVILPGWGTQIEIEPIINLHYDWTYRVLLAEFGVFSLDLLPYIDTALGNANIYIKGGAIFRIGHHLSSTFLPQGIAGENGGSNTGRVYADGLGYYLFLGSYGGYVARKMFIEGNSFSFKRAEILPWVGGLVGGLAIVSGNMSFSYEFFYISKEFREQDRAHGVGSLVFSWSF, from the coding sequence TTGTCACACTATAAAAACAAAAAACAAATTAAATTGATTGGCTATTTGCTAACTGCAATGAGTCTATGCGATGCTATTTCTGCAGAAACCAAAGAGGATCTACAACATCTTCAAAATAAAAAAACTTTGATCCCCCTCTACCAAAAGCACTTTTTTTCTATTATTACTCAAAATGATTCTTATTTTAATGTCAAGATTGATCGTTATTACACCGCAGGACATGGGATCCTTTATAGCTCTCCAGAGGGAAAATATGGAATCCTTGACAAAATAGGCTTTTTAAAAGGAAACACTTCTTGGAGTTTTGTGATCAACCAAAGCATCTATACTCCAAAAGATCGACATGATCCAAATCCTCCAAAGGGAAGTCATCCATATGCAGGATATTTAAACATTGGTTTTTTGTGGCATCATCGCAATGAAAATGCTCTAGAAAATCTTGGAATCCGGATTGGAATCACTGGATGGCCATCTTTTGCAAAAGAAGTGCAAACTTTTGTGCATAATCTTTTTGGAACTGTTATTTTGCCTGGATGGGGAACACAGATTGAGATTGAGCCTATTATCAATCTCCATTACGATTGGACTTATCGAGTATTACTTGCAGAATTTGGAGTTTTTTCCTTAGATCTTTTGCCCTATATTGATACCGCTTTAGGAAATGCAAATATCTACATTAAAGGCGGAGCAATTTTTCGAATCGGACATCATCTTTCAAGCACTTTTTTGCCTCAAGGAATTGCTGGAGAAAATGGAGGGTCTAATACCGGAAGAGTTTATGCAGATGGTCTTGGATATTACCTTTTTTTGGGAAGTTATGGTGGATATGTCGCAAGGAAAATGTTTATCGAGGGGAATTCCTTTTCTTTCAAAAGAGCAGAGATTCTTCCTTGGGTTGGGGGATTGGTTGGGGGCCTAGCAATTGTTTCTGGCAATATGTCTTTCTCTTATGAATTTTTTTATATCAGCAAAGAATTTAGGGAGCAAGATCGAGCTCATGGTGTTGGTAGTTTGGTTTTTTCTTGGAGTTTTTAA
- a CDS encoding HD domain-containing protein, translating into MQTPRITSDFLRKIFISASIRRWNDQACPVEFVELDKQAHKMLIAYFLASYEEHTRNIQIDWEKLILYFCFEFFERMVLTDIKPPVFHKLQKHHRNELADFVVQELHLELAPFGMLEDLESYLKSPPKCIETEILRASHFYASKWEFDIIYHFNPYMYDVENIKKIIDQEVEQFYHLTGIAHITLYKKSQELIAMFGQLRFQKRWSQTPRVPETSVLGHTLVVAILGYFLSLDLNVCKQMRINHFLCGLFHDLPEILTRDIISPIKRSVKGLDGQIKRIEEEAVKEKILSFVPSNIAEDILYFTQQEFSNRYKVEHLVYQAESAEDLIKFHNRDEDNPVCGEFMKFCDRLSAFLEARISIGHGISSKDLVEGSQGIYDACKHQELNGLDLGALVRNFI; encoded by the coding sequence ATGCAAACCCCTCGTATCACTTCAGATTTTCTTCGTAAAATATTTATTTCTGCCTCCATTAGACGCTGGAATGATCAAGCGTGTCCTGTGGAATTTGTAGAGCTTGATAAACAGGCTCATAAAATGCTGATTGCTTATTTTTTGGCTTCTTATGAAGAACATACAAGAAATATTCAAATTGACTGGGAAAAATTGATTCTGTATTTTTGTTTTGAATTTTTTGAAAGAATGGTGCTTACAGATATCAAACCCCCCGTATTTCACAAGCTTCAAAAGCATCACCGCAATGAATTGGCTGATTTTGTTGTACAGGAATTGCATTTGGAGCTTGCTCCATTTGGAATGCTAGAGGATTTAGAATCTTATTTAAAATCTCCCCCTAAGTGTATTGAAACAGAGATTCTTAGAGCCTCCCATTTTTATGCCTCAAAATGGGAGTTTGATATTATTTATCATTTCAATCCATATATGTATGATGTTGAAAATATCAAAAAGATTATCGATCAAGAAGTGGAGCAATTTTATCATCTTACAGGAATTGCCCATATTACGCTTTATAAAAAATCTCAAGAATTGATCGCTATGTTTGGACAACTCAGATTTCAAAAGCGCTGGAGTCAAACTCCAAGAGTTCCAGAGACAAGTGTTTTGGGACATACTTTAGTTGTTGCAATTTTGGGATACTTTTTGAGCCTTGATCTAAATGTGTGTAAGCAAATGCGAATCAATCATTTTTTGTGCGGACTTTTTCATGATTTACCAGAGATTCTTACACGCGATATCATTTCCCCCATCAAAAGAAGCGTTAAGGGCCTTGATGGGCAGATTAAACGCATTGAAGAAGAAGCAGTTAAAGAAAAGATTCTTTCTTTTGTGCCATCCAATATCGCTGAAGACATTTTGTATTTTACGCAACAAGAATTTAGCAATCGCTACAAAGTTGAGCATTTAGTCTACCAAGCAGAAAGCGCAGAGGACTTGATCAAGTTTCACAATCGAGATGAGGACAATCCTGTTTGTGGAGAATTTATGAAATTTTGCGATCGTCTTAGTGCTTTTTTGGAGGCTAGGATTTCTATTGGGCATGGAATTTCAAGTAAAGATCTTGTGGAGGGATCCCAAGGGATTTATGATGCATGCAAGCATCAAGAGCTAAATGGTTTGGATTTGGGGGCACTTGTACGAAATTTCATTTAG